The following coding sequences are from one Ooceraea biroi isolate clonal line C1 chromosome 5, Obir_v5.4, whole genome shotgun sequence window:
- the LOC105287523 gene encoding cullin-4A yields MSTFDDTKIVATRQVKKAATAVAGAAAAATVTVVAAVAAAATTATTAAAASDLNTGTALNYASAAKRFKLAAVTSIAQRDETDVIGRDEIIMTDTATAAATDTQKRANFSALTVGNSNGVNKISQNLANAKPGSAKKLIIKNFKHKPKLPENYQEQTWEKLQEAVVAIQTSKSIGYSLEELYQAVENMCNHKMASTLYTNLTILTESHVKANIEQFLAESMDRHIFLKKMNECWQSHCRQMIMIRSIFLYLDRTYVLQNPGISSIWDMGLHLFRLHIVLNNLVQTRTVEGLLMLIEKERQGDTVDRTLLKSLLRMLSDLQIYQEAFETKFLVATERLYAAEGQRLMSEHDVPEYLAHVDKRLQEENERLLHYLDTTTKWSLIHTVEKQLLSEHITSILQKGLSGLLDENRINDLSLLYNLYSRIKNGLVELCLNFNSYIKKKGKTIVIDPEKDKTMVQELLDFKDKMDNIVNTCFHKNEKFANSLKEAFEAFINQRANKPAELIAKFVDCKLRAGNKEATEEELERLLDKIMVLFRFIHGKDVFEAFYKKDLAKRLLVGKSASVDAEKSMLSKLKQECGGGFTSKLEGMFKDMELSKDINIAFKQYAGNLQNELAANNLDLTVSILTMGYWPTYPVMEVTLPMEMVQYQDVFNKFYLGKHSGRKLQWQPTLGHCVLKAWFNQGNKELQVSLFQALVLILFNDSDNLSLEDIKTATNIEDGELRRTLQSLACGKARVLQKNPRGRDVADNDRFVFNAEFTNKLFRIKINQIQMKETNEEQKATEERVYQDRQYQIDAAIVRIMKMRKTLTHNLLISELYNQLKFPVKPADLKKRIESLIDRDYMERDKDNANQYNYVA; encoded by the exons atgtccacgttCGATGATACCAAGATTGTGGCCACAAGACAGGTGAAGAAGGCGGCCACCGCTGTCGCCggtgccgccgccgctgccactGTCACCGTCgtcgctgctgttgctgctgccgcCACCACTGCCaccaccgctgccgccgccagCGATCTGAACACAGGCACAGCACTGAACTACGCGAGCGCTGCCAAGCGCTTCAAGCTGGCCGCGGTCACGAGCATCGCGCAACGAGACGAGACCGACGTGATCGGGAGGGACGAGATCATCATGACGGACACGGCGACTGCCGCCGCGACCGACACGCAGAAGCGAGCCAATTTCTCGGCGTTAACCGTCGGCAATTCGAATGGCGTCAACAAGATCTCGCAGAATCTAGCGAACGCGAAACCTGGCTCCGCCAAGAAGCTCATCATCAAGAACTTCAAAC aTAAACCCAAATTGCCAGAGAACTATCAAGAACAAACATGGGAAAAATTGCAAGAGGCTGTGGTTGCCATACAAACCAGCAAAAGTATCGGCTACTCTCTGGAGGAGCTCTACCAGGCGGTTGAAAATATGTGTAATCACAAAATGGCATCGACGctttatacaaatttgactATTCTGACAGAATCTCACGTGAAAGCTAATATCGAGCAATTTCTGGCAGAGTCTATGGACAGACATATATTTCTTAAGAAAATGAACGAGTGTTGGCAATCACATTGTAGACAAATGATCATGATCCGGAGCATTTTCTTGTATCTCGACAGGACATACGTTCTACAAAATCCAGGCATATCGTCGATATG GGATATGGGATTGCATCTCTTCAGATTACATATTGTGTTGAACAACCTGGTGCAAACGCGTACAGTTGAGGGTCTGCTTATGCTGATAGAAAAGGAACGGCAAGGCGATACCGTAGATCGTACACTTCTCAAGTCATTGTTAAGGATGTTGTCCGATCTGCAAATCTACCAAGAGGCCTTCGAAACAAA GTTCCTAGTAGCTACAGAAAGATTGTACGCTGCTGAAGGTCAACGATTGATGAGCGAGCATGACGTTCCTGAATATCTGGCTCATGTGGATAAGCGACTGCAAGAGGAAAATGAGCGACTGTTACATTATCTCGATACAACGACCAA GTGGTCACTCATACACACTGTAGAAAAGCAATTACTCTCCGAACATATTACTAGCATTTTACAGAAAGGTTTAAGTGGATTGTTGGACGAGAATAGGATTAACGATTTATCGTTACTTTACAACTTATACAGTCGGATAAAAAATGGCCTTGTGGAGCTttgtttgaattttaattcctacaTTAAG AAAAAGGGCAAGACAATAGTTATAGATCCCGAAAAGGATAAAACGATGGTGCAGGAACTGCTAGATTTCAAGGACAAAATGGATAACATAGTCAACACgtgttttcataaaaatgagAAGTTTGCGAATAGCTTAAAAGAAGCCTTCGAAGCTTTTATTAATCAGAGAGCAAACAAGCCGGCGGAATTAATAG cTAAATTTGTCGACTGTAAATTGCGCGCGGGTAACAAGGAAGCGACGGAAGAAGAATTGGAAAGATTGTTAGATAAGATTATGGTGCTCTTCCGATTTATCCATGGCAAGGACGTTTTCGAAGCGTTTTACAAAAAGGATTTGGCCAAACGTTTGTTAGTAGGAAAATCGGCATCGGTGGACGCGGAGAAGTCGATGTTGTCAAAGTTAAAGCAAGAATGCGGTGGTGGTTTTACTAGTAAATTGGAAGGAATGTTTAAGGATATGGAACTTAGCAAAGATATCAATATTGCGTTCAAACAG TACGCAGGAAACTTGCAGAACGAGCTAGCAGCAAACAATCTGGACTTGACTGTGTCTATACTAACTATGGGATATTGGCCTACGTATCCTGTAATGGAAGTCACCCTGCCGATGGAAATGGTGCAGTATCAGGATGtctttaacaaattttacttGGGAAAGCACAGTGGCAGAAAATTACAATGGCAACCAACTTTGGGACATTGTGTGTTGAAAGCGTGGTTCAATCAG ggTAATAAGGAGCTACAAGTATCGCTATTCCAAGCAttggttttaattttattcaacgaCTCTGACAACCTTTCATTGGAAGACATCAAAACCGCCACGAATATCGAGGATGGCGAGCTGAGGAGAACGCTGCAGTCTCTGGCATGCGGAAAAGCGCGTGTCCTTCAAAAGAATCCGCGTGGTCGCGACGTCGCCGACAATGATAGATTCGTGTTCAACGCCGAGTTCACGAATAAACTGTTTAGGATCAAGATCAACCAAATCCAAATGAAGGAAACG AACGAGGAACAGAAAGCGACGGAGGAGAGAGTGTATCAGGATAGGCAATATCAAATAGATGCTGCTATCGTTAGAATTATGAAAATGAGGAAAACGCTCACACACAATCTTCTCATCAGCGAACTGTATAATCAACTAAAGTTTCCTGTAAAG CCTGCAGATTTGAAGAAACGGATCGAGTCTCTTATAGACAGAGATTACATGGAGAGAGACAAGGACAACGCGAACCAGTACAATTACGTTGCGTAA
- the LOC105287520 gene encoding mitochondrial intermediate peptidase — protein sequence MLRILEKQILRSVCSRRLNTWSPLATAFNSALTHEKHSVNVLEKETGLFGILELKDEDGFTILKRRAMAKVDVLIKEATSKNRNRKMVEIFDELSDTLCKVADMAEFIRIAHPNREYVRAAEDACITISGVVEKLNTHRELYDSLKQVASNGDIQATADIDNHVAKLFLFDFEQCGIHLPERQRRRVVELNDYILQVGQRFMAGAVSPRLVDANLLPDFIRQYFVTENGQILVQGFYTDSSNTAVREAAYKLFLYPDKEQEYLLYELLNSRHLLAESCGFASYAHRAVKGSTVESPVVVREFLDILNDNLRSKASADFQEMQKMKNAESYAKQDLMPWDTAYFTAKAKKNWLNTSTAEFAPYFSLGTCMEGLNILTQSLYGVKLESVPVLSGEIWASNVHKLAVIDEEQGILGHIYCDFYERANKPNQDCHFTIRGGKQLPDGSYQSPIVVLMLSLPYPRWSNPCLLSPSSVDNLFHEMGHALHSMLGRTKYQHVTGTRCSTDFAEVPSVLMEYFASDPRVVSKFAKHFQTQEPMPENLLRKLCASKNIFCASELQNQVFYSMLDQVYHDGKLAKSTTEVLADVQKGYYGLPYVENTAWQLRFSHLVGYGAKYYSYLISRAIAAQIWQTYFYNDPFCQSAGDHYRKECLAHGGGKPASQLVSDFLGKEANAATFAKSLINEIDMKNLHVQMIK from the exons ATGTTACGAATACTGGAAAAACAGATCCTACGGAGTGTATGCAGCAGACGATTAAATACATGGTCGCCCCTTGCCACAGCGTTTAATTCTGCTCTGACCCATGAGAAGCATTCAGTAAATGTATTGGAGAAAGAAACG GGACTGTTTGGTATTCTGGAATTAAAAGATGAGGATGGCTTCACTATATTGAAAAGACGTGCGATGGCAAAGGTAGATGTGCTCATCAAAGAAGCCACGAGTAAGAACAGAAATAGAAAGATGGTGGAAATATTTGATGAGTTATCTGATACACTGTGTAAAGTAGCAGACATGGCAGAATTCATAAGGATTGCGCATCCAAATCGAGAATACGTTCGAGCTGCTGAGGATGCTTGTATAACTATCAGTGGTGTAGTCGAAAA GTTGAATACACATCGTGAGTTATATGATTCGTTGAAGCAAGTGGCAAGTAACGGTGATATTCAAGCGACGGCCGACATAGACAATCACGTAGCTAAATTATTTCTGTTCGACTTTGAGCAATGTGGTATACACTTGCCAGAGCGACAAAGGAGGAGGGTAGTCGAGCTAAACGATTATATCCTgcaa GTAGGTCAAAGGTTTATGGCTGGTGCTGTTAGCCCGAGACTGGTCGACGCCAATTTGTTACCTGATTTTATCAGGCAGTA TTTTGTGACGGAGAACGGTCAAATATTAGTGCAAGGATTTTATACAGACTCTTCGAATACCGCGGTTCGCGAGGCGGCGTACAAGTTGTTTCTATACCCCGATAAGGAGCAAGAGTATCTGCTGTACGAGCTCTTGAATTCCAGACACCTGCTCGCGGAATCTTGCGGATTCGCGTCGTACGCGCACAg AGCTGTAAAGGGAAGTACGGTCGAATCGCCAGTCGTGGTGAGAGAGTTTCTCGATATACTAAACGACAATTTGCGGTCCAAAGCGTCAGCAGACTTTCAAGAAATGCAAAAGATGAAGAATGCCGAGTCGTATGCAAAACAA GATCTGATGCCATGGGATACCGCTTACTTTACTGCAAAAGCCAAGAAGAACTGGCTAAACACTTCTACTGCCGAGTTCGCTCCGTACTTCTCCCTCGGTACTTGCATGGAGGGTTTAAACATCCTCACGCAATCCTTGTACGGTGTCAAGCTCGAATCTGTCCCGGTGTTGTCCGGAGAGATCTGGGCGAGTAATGTTCACAAATTAGCTGTGATAGACGAGGAACAGGGTATCTTAGGTCACATCTATTGCGACTTCTACGAAAGAGCCAACAAGCCGAATCAAGATTGCCATTTTACGATTCGAGGTGGAAAACAGCTGCCGGATGGTTCCTATCAG AGTCCTATAGTTGTACTTATGCTGTCCCTGCCGTACCCACGTTGGTCAAATCCGTGTTTGTTGAGCCCATCATCCGTGGACAATCTGTTCCACGAAATGGGACACGCGTTGCACTCCATGCTCGGTCGAACCAAGTATCAGCATGTAACTGGTACCAGGTGTAGTACGGATTTCGCGGAAGTGCCGAGCGTGCTAATGGAATACTTCGCGAGTGATCCTAGG GTCGTGTCGAAATTCGCGAAACACTTTCAAACTCAGGAACCGATGCCAGAAAATTTACTGCGCAAGCTGTGCGCTTCCAAGAACATTTTCTGTGCCTCCGAATTGCAAAATCAAGTATTTTATAGTATGCTGGATCAAGTGTATCACGACGGTAAATTGGCAAAATCCACCACCGAGGTTCTAGCGGATGTACAGAAAGGATATTATGGGCTTCCGTATGTGGAAAATACA GCATGGCAATTAAGATTCTCCCATCTGGTCGGATACGGCGCGAAGTACTACTCTTATCTGATATCTCGTGCAATAGCCGCGCAGATCTGGCAAACATATTTCTACAACGATCCTTTCTGTCAGTCAGCTGGTGATCATTATCGGAAGGAGTGCTTGGCACACGGAGGAGGCAAGCCAGCGTCGCAGTTAGTGTCAGATTTCTTAGGTAAAGAAGCCAATGCCGCGACATTTGCAAAATCATTGATCAACGAAATTGATATGAAGAATCTACACGTGCAAATGATAAAGTGA
- the LOC105287521 gene encoding tRNA (guanine(10)-N2)-methyltransferase homolog, protein MLKMSKQLKRYLLWFAHEHVDFRVAEMESIFDMFNINLTTVVKPKEHPYWIVDLPDENVVHQIASRAVSLRFCLELWAQGKENKDLHQSLKAYVTENSDTVAGDKRPFKIVVETFCKHFSQREKVDKIESFSYLPLEGPVKLKNPDITLYYIEYYGLNPNDIPEEPYEHFFGKWIADGQRELIQRLSLKTRKFIGNTSMDPQLSLIMANQAQVRNGDLVYDPFVGTGSLLIAASHFGGYTFGTDIDYLMLHGRTRPTRISQKMREKDESIAANMHQYGMSSYYIDVVVADFSYPLWRPNLRIDAIITDPPYGIREATERIGTMKINPVIEEHQATSHIPSKIDYGLNQIFKDLLCFSVRHLRLDGRLVCWYPLFRDQYSEDQLPVHPCLELIANSEQILSNYTSRRLLTYKKIKEPEISDENITMNLTDFREKYFALREETRKEKRMRKAAERARKREEWERSNKETTER, encoded by the exons ATGTTAAAAATGAGCAAGCAATTAAAAAGGTATCTTCTCTGGTTTGCTCACGAACATGTTGACTTTCGAGTGGCA GAAATGGAATCTATATTTGATATGTTCAACATTAACCTAACCACAGTAGTCAAGCCAAAGGAACAT CCTTATTGGATTGTAGATTTGCCTGACGAAAATGTAGTGCATCAAATTGCCAGTAGAGCAGTGTCATTACGCTTCTGTTTGGAGCTATGGGCACAGGGCAAAGAAAATAAGGACTTACACCAATCATTGAAGGCCTATGTAACTGAAAATTCTGATACCGTTGCTGGAGATAAGAGACCATTTAAAATTGTAGTGGAGACTTTCTGCAAACATTTTTCGCAACGTGAAAAAGTAGATAAAATTGAG TCTTTCAGTTATCTGCCTCTTGAAGGACCAGTCAAATTGAAGAATCCAGATATCACTTTGTactatatagaatattatggACTTAATCCCAACGACATCCCCGAGGAACCCTACGAACACTTCTTTGGCAAATGG atTGCCGACGGTCAGCGAGAGTTAATTCAAAGGTTGTCACTAAAAACTAGGAAATTTATAGGCAATACGTCAATGGACCCGCAGTTGTCGCTGATAATGGCAAATCAAGCGCAAGTTAGAAACGGAGACCTAGTTTATGATCCTTTCGTGGGGACCGGCTCCTTGCTGATCGCCGCATCTCACTTTGGGGGATACACGTTCGGGACCGACATCGATTATTTGATGTTACACGGTCGTACGAGACCCacgcgaatatcgcaaaag ATGCGAGAGAAAGATGAAAGTATCGCAGCGAACATGCATCAATACGGAATGAGTTCCTATTACATTGATGTCGTGGTGGCAGATTTTTCATATCCACTGTGGCGACCGAATTTACGAATAGATGCTATTATAACGGATC CACCTTATGGTATAAGGGAAGCTACAGAGCGTATAGGTACCATGAAGATCAATCCAGTGATAGAGGAGCATCAGGCAACCTCTCACATTCCTTCTAAAATTGACTACGGCCTGAACCAGATATTCAAAGATCTGTTGTGCTTCTCTGTGAGACATCTGAGACTTGACGGCAGGCTAGTGTGTTGGTATCCGCTATTCAG AGATCAATACTCAGAAGATCAGTTACCAGTGCATCCTTGCTTAGAGCTGATCGCCAATTCCGAACAAATATTGAGCAATTATACTAGCCGAAGATTATTAacttataagaaaattaaagaaccAGAG ATAAGTGACGAGAATATCACCATGAATTTAACCGACTTTCGTGAGAAGTATTTCGCTCTACGTGAAGAAACcaggaaggaaaagagaatgaGGAAAGCCgcagaaagagcgagaaaacGAGAGGAATGGGAACGTAGCAACAAAGAAACCACCGAAAGATGA
- the LOC105287519 gene encoding ER membrane protein complex subunit 2-B: protein MPHRITSGIQCAIQFNSILFYSYELLLLKSRVTMAGRYDKLSWTEVRDLLRTWREDSERRSKDVVDFWENTLKRKVDHLGNEKYLVLEQVFLAALDCYRLPVADYCIKALMRAFPGSLRVHKYHAMQLEALEMYDKAMEVLDSIIKRDETNAAPRKRRVAILKAQGRIPEAIKELAEYLKRFMSDQEAWHELCDLYLQEQEYSKAAYCMEELILHNPHSHLVYQRYAEIKYSQGGFDNMELAKAYFCQAAKLNPNNIRALYGLLLTTNNIATSSKCSASRKKEVMKLSEWASKEIEKQYESKVSNEDVKNVERLLGQLQLEA, encoded by the exons ATGCCACATCGCATAACCTCCGGAATACAGTGCGCGATacaatttaattctattttattttactcataCGAATTGCTTCTCCTCAAAAGCCGTGTAACGATGGCAGGACGTTACGATAAATTATCTTGGACGG AAGTACGAGATTTGCTGAGAACTTGGAGGGAAGATTCTGAGCGGCGGAGCAAAGATGTAGTGGACTTTTGGGAAAATACgttaaaaagaaaagtcgATCATTTGGGCAATGAAA AATATCTGGTTCTGGAACAAGTATTTCTAGCTGCATTGGATTGCTACCGCTTACCAGTAGCTGATTACTGCATTAAAGCTTTAATGCGTGCGTTTCCTGGCAGTTTGCGGGTTCACAAATATCATGCCATGCAATTGGAAGCTCTAGAAAT GTACGACAAGGCAATGGAAGTTCTGGACTCCATTATAAAAAGAGACGAGACCAATGCCGCACCAAGGAAACGTCGTGTTGCTATTTTAAAGGCCCAAGGGCGTATTCCAGAAGCAATCAAGGAACTCGCAGAATATCTGAAAAG ATTTATGAGCGATCAAGAAGCATGGCACGAGCTGTGTGACTTATATTTGCAAGAACAGGAGTATTCCAAGGCAGCTTACTGCATGGAGGAGCTTATACTGCATAATCCACATAGCCATCTAGTTTACCAAAGATAcgcggaaataaaatattctcag GGAGGCTTTGATAATATGGAGTTAGCAAAAGCATACTTCTGCCAAGCTGCAAAATTAAATCCAAATAATATCAGGGCTCTATATGGCTTGTTATTA ACAACAAACAATATTGCGACATCATCCAAATGCTCGGCGTCTAGGAAGAAGGAAGTAATGAAGCTGAGCGAGTGGGCCAGCAAAGAAATCGAGAAACAGTACGAAAGTAAAGTTTCGAATGAAGACGTTAAGAATGTAGAGCGTTTATTAGGACAATTGCAACTTGAAGCTTAG